The following proteins are co-located in the Desulfatitalea tepidiphila genome:
- the epmA gene encoding EF-P lysine aminoacylase EpmA, which yields MAAIPPSARFRNLAQRARIIAALRDFFTGQGYLEVDTPVRIPAPAPETHIDAEPAGDWYLQTSPELCMKRMLADGFTRIYQICKCFRTGERGRRHLPELTMLEWYTAGEDYTHMMAQCEALVPHVAAALGSPLQLSYQGRTIDFRPPWPRMSVDDAFRTWGGCSASAALDSGRFDEIMGLVIEPQLGWPRPVILYDYPAACGALARLKPGQPDLAERFELYIAGIELCNAFTELTDPVEQRQRFAAESERRRAAGKAVYPAPERFLRDLERMPAATGNALGVDRLAMLLTDSDRIDDVVAFVPETL from the coding sequence ATGGCAGCGATCCCCCCATCGGCACGGTTTCGAAACCTGGCGCAACGCGCCCGGATCATCGCCGCGTTGCGTGATTTTTTCACCGGCCAGGGCTACCTGGAGGTCGATACGCCGGTTCGCATCCCGGCGCCGGCCCCGGAGACGCACATCGACGCCGAGCCGGCCGGCGACTGGTACCTGCAGACCTCTCCTGAACTGTGCATGAAGCGCATGCTGGCCGACGGGTTCACCCGGATCTATCAAATCTGCAAATGCTTTCGCACCGGCGAGCGCGGCCGGCGCCACCTGCCGGAATTGACGATGCTGGAATGGTACACGGCCGGCGAGGATTACACCCACATGATGGCCCAGTGCGAGGCGCTGGTCCCGCACGTGGCGGCAGCGCTCGGGTCGCCGCTCCAATTGAGCTACCAGGGCCGCACCATCGACTTTCGGCCGCCGTGGCCGCGCATGAGCGTGGACGATGCCTTCCGGACCTGGGGCGGCTGCTCCGCGTCGGCGGCGCTCGACAGCGGGCGCTTCGACGAGATCATGGGCCTGGTCATCGAACCGCAACTGGGCTGGCCCCGGCCGGTGATCCTGTATGACTATCCGGCGGCCTGCGGCGCCCTGGCGCGGCTGAAGCCCGGGCAACCGGACCTGGCCGAACGCTTCGAGCTGTACATCGCGGGCATCGAGCTGTGCAACGCCTTCACCGAATTGACCGATCCCGTCGAACAGCGCCAGCGGTTCGCCGCCGAGAGCGAACGGCGCCGGGCCGCCGGAAAGGCGGTTTACCCGGCCCCCGAACGGTTCCTGCGCGACCTGGAACGGATGCCCGCGGCCACGGGCAATGCCCTGGGCGTCGACCGCCTGGCGATGCTCCTGACCGACAGCGATCGCATCGACGACGTGGTCGCCTTCGTTCCCGAAACGCTGTAG
- a CDS encoding histone deacetylase family protein: protein MLLTKKKTGLVFFPAFDWAIDPSHPEREERLLYTQDQVFEEGLLDIDGITEFKPDLVNIKDVQRVHFCVPDPWTVMTESHFISAGGAKTIGMALMDGKIERGFALVRPPGHHANRVVHGARGFCNVNIEAIMIEYLRRAYGVDRVAIVDTDCHHGDGTQDIYWHDPDTLFISLHQDGRTLYPGSGFLDEMGGPNAVGLTVNIPLPPQTSDEGFLYTIREVVMPILDDFKPELIINSAGQDNHYSDPITNMNFSAQGYAELTEMLQADIAVLEGGYAIEGALPYVNTGIILAMAGLDYHHLREPDFDPERYQQSAATTRWIEQTGLRVLKQWRQRKALAEKVRVGPNIHQRSRRIFYDTDNIYEVQSESIRVCDECAGALRIESSSDRDVAILAVHLPRKACPACRAQAYEWYESANLARFDHVFLQDRPEDKYLERKKGDA from the coding sequence ATGCTACTCACCAAGAAGAAAACCGGCCTCGTCTTCTTTCCGGCCTTTGACTGGGCCATCGACCCGTCGCATCCGGAGCGCGAAGAACGGCTGCTCTATACCCAGGACCAGGTGTTCGAGGAGGGGTTGCTGGATATCGACGGCATCACGGAATTCAAGCCGGACCTGGTCAACATCAAGGATGTGCAACGGGTGCACTTCTGCGTGCCGGACCCCTGGACGGTGATGACCGAGTCCCACTTCATCAGCGCCGGGGGAGCCAAGACCATCGGCATGGCGTTGATGGACGGCAAGATCGAGCGCGGATTCGCCCTGGTACGGCCGCCGGGCCATCACGCCAACCGGGTGGTGCACGGCGCCCGGGGGTTCTGCAACGTCAACATCGAAGCCATCATGATCGAGTACCTGCGGCGCGCCTACGGCGTGGACCGGGTGGCCATCGTGGACACCGACTGCCACCACGGCGACGGCACCCAGGACATCTACTGGCACGATCCGGACACCCTGTTCATCTCCCTGCACCAGGACGGCCGCACGCTCTACCCGGGATCGGGGTTTCTCGACGAGATGGGCGGCCCCAACGCCGTGGGGCTGACGGTGAACATTCCCCTGCCGCCGCAGACGTCGGACGAGGGATTTCTCTACACGATCCGTGAGGTGGTGATGCCCATCCTGGACGATTTCAAGCCCGAGTTGATCATCAACTCGGCCGGCCAGGACAACCACTACTCCGACCCGATCACCAACATGAACTTTTCGGCGCAGGGCTATGCCGAGCTGACCGAAATGCTGCAGGCCGACATCGCCGTGCTCGAGGGCGGCTACGCCATCGAGGGCGCCCTGCCCTATGTCAACACCGGCATCATTCTGGCCATGGCCGGCCTCGACTACCACCACCTGCGCGAACCGGACTTCGACCCGGAACGCTACCAGCAAAGCGCGGCCACCACCCGCTGGATCGAACAGACCGGCCTGCGGGTGCTCAAGCAGTGGCGGCAGCGCAAGGCCCTGGCCGAAAAGGTCCGGGTCGGCCCGAACATCCACCAGCGGTCCCGGCGCATCTTCTACGACACGGACAACATCTACGAGGTGCAATCCGAATCGATCCGCGTCTGCGACGAGTGCGCCGGCGCCCTGCGCATCGAATCGTCGTCGGACAGGGATGTCGCCATCCTGGCGGTGCACCTGCCGCGCAAGGCGTGTCCGGCCTGCCGGGCCCAGGCCTACGAATGGTACGAATCGGCCAACCTGGCCCGCTTCGACCATGTGTTTCTCCAGGACCGGCCCGAAGACAAGTACCTCGAGCGCAAGAAAGGCGACGCCTGA
- a CDS encoding hydantoinase/oxoprolinase family protein: MIIGLDVGGTHTDVALISQKGIEKEVKVLTDENHLFETVLTGLEKVTEGVDPKEIRRAVLSTTLAANLIVQHKLPPVGMIVAGGPGIDPREFRTNEDFHVVRGAMDHRGREIETLDDFEIAMVAQNLKKKGVRYAGVATKFSVHNPEHEKHIASLISPLFERVFMGHQLSGSLNFPRRIATTYLNAAVYPVHKAFFEAVKQSLVKKGLDVPIRILKPDGGNMSFDSSFNDPALSILSGPSASVMGALAYAPSSGASLVLDIGGTTTDMALLIDGVPLLDPLGIEISPYKTLIRALHTQSIGVGGDSVIHEQDGVLTIGPERQGRAMAYGGPVPTPTDAFCVLGLVSGGDRSRAVQGLQPIADRLKVSVEEASVQIFDQACRQILDGAQQMIDRVNSKPVYTVHELWEGSEIKPRHLMILGGPAPQFAEKLMTLFDGSVSVVPHWQVANAVGCALARTTCEVMLFADTAQQVAVAAGEKARRDIPRSFSLEDAEQLTLDLLREKALQRGANPDHLEMEVIESYQFNMIRGFHTIGKNIRVRAQIKPGLIAGYDPIAGKLRREDL; this comes from the coding sequence ATGATCATAGGATTGGATGTCGGCGGCACCCACACGGATGTGGCCCTGATCAGCCAGAAAGGCATCGAAAAGGAAGTCAAGGTCCTCACCGACGAAAACCACCTGTTCGAAACCGTGCTCACCGGTCTTGAAAAAGTGACCGAGGGGGTCGATCCCAAAGAGATCCGCAGAGCGGTTCTCAGCACCACCCTGGCGGCCAATCTCATCGTCCAACACAAACTGCCGCCGGTGGGCATGATCGTGGCCGGCGGGCCGGGCATCGATCCCCGGGAGTTCCGCACCAACGAGGACTTTCACGTGGTGCGCGGCGCCATGGACCACCGCGGCCGGGAAATCGAAACTCTGGATGATTTCGAGATCGCCATGGTGGCCCAGAATCTCAAGAAAAAGGGGGTTCGCTATGCGGGGGTGGCCACCAAGTTTTCGGTGCACAATCCGGAGCACGAGAAGCACATCGCCAGCCTGATCTCTCCGCTGTTCGAGCGGGTCTTCATGGGCCACCAGTTGTCGGGCAGCCTCAACTTTCCCCGGCGCATCGCCACCACCTATTTGAATGCCGCCGTCTACCCGGTCCACAAGGCGTTCTTCGAAGCGGTCAAACAGTCCCTGGTCAAAAAGGGGCTCGATGTGCCGATCCGCATTCTCAAGCCGGACGGCGGGAACATGAGTTTCGATTCGTCGTTCAACGATCCGGCCCTGTCGATCCTCTCCGGCCCCTCGGCCAGCGTCATGGGGGCCCTGGCCTATGCGCCCAGCAGCGGCGCCTCGCTGGTCCTGGATATCGGCGGCACGACCACGGACATGGCCCTGCTCATCGACGGGGTTCCCCTGCTGGATCCGTTGGGAATCGAAATCAGCCCGTATAAAACCTTGATTCGCGCGCTGCACACCCAATCCATCGGTGTGGGCGGCGACAGCGTGATCCACGAGCAGGACGGGGTGCTGACGATCGGTCCGGAACGCCAGGGCCGCGCCATGGCCTACGGCGGGCCGGTGCCGACCCCGACGGACGCCTTTTGTGTTCTGGGGCTGGTCAGCGGCGGCGATCGTTCGCGCGCCGTTCAAGGCTTGCAGCCCATCGCGGACCGGCTCAAGGTCTCTGTGGAAGAGGCGTCCGTGCAGATTTTCGATCAGGCCTGCCGGCAGATTCTGGACGGCGCGCAGCAGATGATCGACCGCGTCAACAGCAAGCCGGTCTACACGGTTCACGAGCTGTGGGAAGGCAGCGAGATCAAACCGCGCCATCTGATGATTCTCGGCGGACCGGCGCCCCAGTTCGCCGAAAAGCTGATGACCCTGTTCGACGGCAGCGTCAGCGTGGTGCCCCATTGGCAGGTGGCCAACGCCGTGGGCTGCGCCCTGGCCCGCACCACCTGCGAGGTGATGCTCTTTGCCGACACGGCCCAGCAGGTGGCCGTGGCGGCCGGCGAAAAGGCGCGGCGGGACATCCCGCGCAGCTTCAGCCTGGAGGACGCGGAGCAGTTGACGCTGGACCTGCTGCGTGAAAAGGCGCTGCAGCGCGGCGCCAATCCCGATCATCTCGAAATGGAGGTGATCGAGTCGTACCAGTTCAACATGATCCGCGGGTTTCACACCATCGGCAAGAACATCCGGGTGAGGGCCCAGATCAAGCCGGGGCTCATCGCCGGGTACGACCCGATCGCGGGGAAGTTGCGGCGGGAAGATTTGTAG